A section of the Rhizobium sp. Pop5 genome encodes:
- a CDS encoding circularly permuted type 2 ATP-grasp protein: MGKRPAVERKEEAEGSIGKDAAFDYAPLPGSADEMVDNKGAIRPVWQRFLSHLTTMPEKDLAERFARADRYLRDAGVFYRAYGSKGTGERAWPISHIPVLIDEREWQALSAGLVQRADLLEAIIADIYGENRLVQEGLLPPALIAANPEFQRPLAGIRPASGHYLHFCAFEIGRGPDGNWWVLADRTQAPSGAGFALENRVATTRAFSDVYAETPVHRLASFFGAFRDALQGMKHSGDDRIAVLTPGPANETYYEHAYIARYLGFMLLEGEDLAVVKGRIMVRTVAGLKPIGVLWRRLDSAFADPLELNQNSHIGTPGLVEALRAESVTIVNALGTGILETRALLAFMPTICRHLLGKDLQLPSIATWWCGQQEERDHVAENIEKMVIGPAYSRAPFFDDNGESVLGSSLRATAKDSITDWLSSDGPKLVGQEVVTLSTTPAWVDGKLVPRPMSLRVFAARTANGWQIMPGGFARIGSGADVAAIAMQSGGAAADVWIVSDKPVERHTLLPAEGSFTRNMPGSLPSRAADNLFWLGRYIERAEGALRILRAWHARFAEAADPSQPLLADVSAYLAAVDIDTAEPVPETLLRNIDSAVYSASNIRDRFSPDGWLALNDLAKTARRFRVTVSAGDDASHAMTILLRKLAGFAGLVHENMYRFTGWRFLSLGRYIERGLHMTRLLGHMSGPEAPDGALDMLLEIGDSVMTHRRRYNVNTARLTVTDLLALDPLNPRSVLFQVNEIHHEVEQLPNALINGQMSPFYREAMRLHSGLAVMTPEGMGVEVYQRLERELEQLSDLLAQTYLG; encoded by the coding sequence ATGGGTAAGAGACCGGCAGTGGAGCGCAAAGAGGAGGCAGAAGGCAGCATCGGCAAGGATGCGGCCTTCGACTATGCGCCGCTTCCCGGCTCGGCTGACGAAATGGTCGACAATAAGGGCGCGATCCGTCCCGTCTGGCAGCGGTTCCTCTCGCATCTGACCACGATGCCGGAAAAAGACCTTGCCGAGCGTTTCGCTCGCGCCGACCGTTATCTCAGAGATGCCGGCGTCTTCTATCGTGCCTATGGCAGCAAGGGCACCGGCGAACGCGCCTGGCCGATCTCGCATATCCCGGTGCTGATCGACGAACGCGAATGGCAGGCGCTGTCGGCGGGTCTTGTCCAGCGCGCCGACCTCCTGGAAGCGATCATCGCCGATATTTACGGCGAGAACCGGCTGGTGCAGGAAGGCCTCCTGCCGCCGGCGCTGATCGCCGCCAACCCCGAATTTCAGCGCCCGCTTGCGGGCATCCGGCCGGCATCCGGCCACTATCTGCACTTTTGCGCCTTCGAGATCGGCCGCGGCCCCGATGGCAACTGGTGGGTGCTGGCCGACCGGACGCAGGCGCCATCCGGGGCCGGTTTCGCGCTGGAAAACCGCGTCGCAACGACGAGAGCCTTCTCGGATGTCTATGCCGAAACCCCGGTCCACCGCCTTGCCTCCTTCTTCGGCGCCTTCCGCGACGCGCTGCAGGGCATGAAGCATTCGGGCGACGATCGCATCGCCGTGTTGACGCCAGGTCCTGCCAACGAGACCTACTACGAGCACGCCTACATTGCCCGCTATCTCGGCTTCATGCTGCTCGAGGGCGAGGATTTGGCCGTCGTCAAGGGCCGCATCATGGTGCGCACGGTCGCCGGCCTGAAACCGATCGGCGTGCTCTGGCGCCGTCTCGATTCGGCCTTCGCCGATCCGCTGGAACTGAACCAGAATTCGCATATCGGCACACCAGGCCTCGTCGAAGCGCTACGCGCCGAAAGCGTCACCATCGTCAATGCGCTCGGCACCGGTATCCTCGAAACCCGGGCGCTCCTGGCCTTCATGCCGACCATCTGCCGGCATCTTCTGGGCAAGGATCTGCAGTTGCCGTCGATCGCCACCTGGTGGTGCGGCCAGCAGGAAGAGCGCGACCATGTCGCCGAAAATATCGAGAAGATGGTGATCGGCCCGGCCTATTCGCGAGCCCCCTTCTTCGACGACAACGGCGAATCCGTGCTCGGCTCGTCGCTGCGCGCGACCGCCAAGGATTCCATCACCGATTGGCTGAGTTCCGACGGCCCGAAACTTGTGGGACAGGAGGTCGTGACGCTCTCGACGACGCCGGCCTGGGTGGACGGCAAGCTCGTGCCGCGGCCGATGTCGCTGCGCGTATTCGCTGCCCGCACGGCCAATGGCTGGCAGATCATGCCCGGCGGTTTCGCCCGTATCGGTTCCGGCGCCGATGTCGCGGCAATCGCCATGCAATCGGGTGGAGCGGCAGCCGACGTTTGGATCGTCAGCGACAAGCCGGTCGAGCGCCACACCCTGCTTCCGGCCGAAGGCAGCTTCACCCGCAACATGCCGGGCAGCCTGCCGAGCCGGGCGGCTGACAATCTGTTCTGGCTCGGCCGCTACATCGAGCGCGCCGAAGGGGCGTTGCGCATCCTGCGTGCCTGGCATGCGCGTTTTGCCGAAGCCGCCGATCCGAGCCAGCCGCTGCTCGCCGACGTCTCCGCCTATCTCGCGGCCGTCGATATCGATACCGCCGAACCTGTGCCGGAAACGCTGCTGCGCAACATCGACAGCGCGGTTTATTCGGCCAGCAACATCCGAGACCGTTTCTCACCGGACGGCTGGCTGGCGCTCAACGATCTCGCAAAGACCGCCCGCCGCTTCCGCGTTACCGTCTCTGCTGGCGACGACGCCAGCCATGCGATGACGATCCTCCTGCGCAAGCTCGCCGGCTTCGCCGGCCTCGTCCATGAGAACATGTACCGCTTTACCGGCTGGCGCTTCCTTTCGCTCGGCCGCTATATCGAACGCGGCCTGCATATGACCCGCCTGCTCGGTCACATGTCCGGCCCGGAAGCGCCCGACGGCGCGCTCGACATGCTGCTCGAGATCGGCGACAGCGTCATGACCCACCGCCGCCGCTACAACGTCAACACGGCGCGGCTGACCGTCACCGACCTGCTGGCGCTCGACCCCTTGAACCCGCGCTCGGTCCTGTTCCAGGTGAACGAGATCCACCATGAGGTCGAGCAGCTGCCGAACGCCCTGATCAACGGTCAGATGTCCCCCTTCTACCGCGAGGCGATGCGGCTTCATTCCGGCCTGGCTGTGATGACGCCGGAGGGCATGGGGGTCGAGGTCTACCAGCGGCTCGAACGCGAATTGGAGCAGCTTTCCGATCTGCTCGCCCAGACCTATCTCGGGTAA
- a CDS encoding transglutaminase family protein, producing MLYDLTLRMGYSYDVPASGARHIMRLMPLSLTNRQRLVAGSITISPTPDEQSHFVDFFDHPATSFMLRAPHETLDIRMQARVQVESQPIAADFSPLLADLPEELSGIWSLAPDSPHHFLGDSPRLTLAREISDYARSCATPQLTVMQIAHALCARVNKDFTYDPDATTVDTTPLEAFKLKRGVCQDFTHIMILALRSLGIPAGYVSGFLRTIPPPGKERLEGADAMHAWVRVWCGETIGWIELDPTNNIPAGTDHIVVAYGRDYSDVVPVIGVLKSYGGQRAVQAVDVIPLK from the coding sequence ATGCTCTACGATCTCACTCTCCGCATGGGTTACAGCTACGATGTGCCGGCCTCCGGCGCCCGCCACATCATGCGTCTGATGCCGCTGTCGCTGACCAATCGCCAGCGCCTGGTCGCTGGCTCGATCACCATCTCGCCGACGCCGGACGAACAGTCGCATTTCGTCGATTTCTTCGATCACCCCGCCACCTCGTTCATGCTGCGCGCGCCGCACGAGACGCTCGACATCCGTATGCAGGCCCGCGTGCAGGTCGAAAGCCAGCCGATCGCCGCCGATTTCTCGCCGCTCCTTGCCGACCTGCCGGAGGAATTATCCGGCATCTGGTCACTGGCGCCGGATTCGCCCCATCATTTCCTCGGCGACAGCCCGCGCCTGACGCTAGCGCGCGAAATCTCCGATTATGCGCGAAGCTGCGCCACTCCTCAGCTGACGGTAATGCAGATCGCCCATGCGCTCTGTGCCCGCGTCAACAAGGACTTCACCTACGACCCCGATGCGACGACCGTCGACACGACGCCGCTCGAAGCTTTCAAGCTGAAGCGCGGCGTCTGCCAGGATTTCACCCATATCATGATCCTGGCGCTTCGAAGCCTCGGCATTCCGGCGGGCTACGTCTCCGGTTTCCTGCGCACCATCCCGCCGCCCGGCAAGGAGCGGCTGGAAGGGGCGGACGCCATGCACGCCTGGGTACGGGTCTGGTGCGGCGAAACGATCGGCTGGATCGAGCTCGACCCGACCAACAACATCCCCGCCGGCACGGACCACATCGTCGTCGCCTACGGCCGGGACTATTCCGACGTCGTTCCCGTCATTGGCGTCTTGAAAAGCTATGGCGGCCAGCGTGCGGTCCAGGCGGTCGACGTGATCCCGCTGAAATAA